ATATATCCAAACTAACACGGGCAGTTTTTCATTGGGCGATTGAGCGGGTGTCCATACATTCAGATACAGACAGTCTTCGCTCTTACCCGCTGGTGGTTCGCCATGTTGGTAGGGAGAAGGACCAAATTCTTTGGTCTCTTTTATGCCTTCCCAGGGTTCTACAGGTGCTGGGGCTTTCCAGCGCAAGTCGCCCACTGGTGGTTTGGCAAAAGGAATTCCTTTAAATACACTAAGCCCGTTCTCTTTCAATCCTTGAACGGAACCGCCTGTAACCTCTACTGTATCCAAAGTTTGCTCAACGCAAGAAACCATAAGGCCTAAGCAAAGGATGGATACAAAAAATCTTATCGTCTTCATTTTGTCTTTATTTGATGGTTAGTTTTTGTAGGAATCGGGTTGTATTGATTGCTCTGGCTATTTACAGCACTTTCCATACTTGTATGGATATATATCCGTCTTTGCCTTCCGGTTTACAAACATAGATAGCATTATTTAGCCAGGCATATTTTGAATCTATTGGGGCTTCAAATTTAGGTGCGGCTCTGAAATAGAACGCTTTAGAACTTTCCTCTGAGGGTTCATGTATCAATCCTGTGTTACGTATATGAATCAATACCCCGTCATCTGTCTTGATGGTGTATATAGCATTCAATTCCGTGCGATTAAGATTTTGGTTTCGATATTGATAATCAGCGCCTCCGTTTAATACCACGCCTTTCATCTTAGGACCACTAAAGGTACCTCCGGTAATCGGAATAATGATCCTATCTCCATGAGGCGTAGCACCTAATGACATAGAATCGTCAATGGTCACTTGCAATTCGCAAACAAATTCTAATGCTGGCGGAGTAAACTCCATAGGGGCAGTATTTCCAGTTTCAGTCTCAAAACCCTTTGCTTTCATGGTCCACCCTGGATAATCCGACAAATCATTATTCAAAAAAATATGAGAATTGTCTTTGTTTTTAAACTGCCAATCCAGCCAATCAATCGTCAATTGAGCAAAAGACCCTCCATACTTCTCCGAGAAAGTTGCTCCGTGACCAGCTGTAGTATGGTCAGCAAATACGACGGGCACATGACTGATTCGATCATAATCTAAAACGGCATTTTCGTAGGCAATGTCAGTCTTACCTCCTATCATATAGATAATTGGGGCGTGCAACATTGGCAATGATGCTGAACTCGCACCAGCCATGGTCATGTTGCCCATGCCGGCATTCAAAATCAAATAGGTCTTAATGCGTGCGTCATTAGCAATTCGCAGAGTTTGTGCCCCACCACACGAGTGTCCACCTGCCGCTATTTTGTCCAAATCTACCTTGTCGTAATAATCACTGCCTTGGGTTCTGGCCTGTTTCGTTATCCAGTCCAGCGCTTTCAGGAGTTCATCATCAGCAGTGGACTCGTGTACCCGCTCTTCCACAGTCATTTGCAAAGTTCCAATAGCAACTATGATGTAACCATGCGAGGCAATCTCTGATAATAAGCGCTCTTGATGGATGGACGAATTCATGCATCCGCCATTCGCCCAAACGAGTATGGGTAATTTGCCTTGTTGCTTAGCTGCCTTTTGTATATTTTCAGGTCTATAGACCACAAAATCAGGAAGTGACTGTTCTGTCACGGCAATGGACGGATAATTGCCACTGCCTCCTTGATCTATAAGCTTCGTCTTGATTACCTGTGAGTAACCGACTCTCAGTGAAAAAACGAGCAGTAAAATAGTTAAATAGTGTTTTCTCATCTATATTCATATTAAGATGTTACATTTCTTCAAATGTCTTGTCCTGAAATATGGCTACAGGTTAATAATTGATTTACGCTGTTTTTAAATATACCATATTAGGTGTTTTGAAGTCTAAAGATAAATGTAATCTTATTTCATTGTATAAATTAATAGCATTTTTTGTCGCTCTCTTTGCGTGGGCCACGTCAGTAAAGGTCTGGTCAAGATAAAATTCATCTTTTAAGATGCCGTTTACACGCTCAGCCATGGCATTTTCATAGCAATGATTATCTTCCGTTATACTAATTTTGATGTTTTTCTATTTAAAATTTGCGTGTATACATTACTACAATATTATATACCTTTATCCGAATGGTGAATGAGTTTTTGATTATGGTGCTTTCTGTTTTTAATGGCTATATCGAGGGCCTCTTTGTAAAGCGACGTTCTCATATGATTGTCGAGTTTGTATCCCATAATCTTCTTGGAATATGCTTCTGTGACCAAAGCTAAGTAGTTATGGCCATTTTCTGTATTAGTGTAAGTGATGTCACTACCCCAGAGCTGTTCAGGTCGAGTAGGGACGTGGTCTTTTGCAAGGTTTTTGTATTTTTTGTACATATGGTTTGAGTTAGTTGTTGTGATATAGTTTTTACGTTTCTCTATCAGTAAGTTATTGTACCTTAAAAACCTATAGGATTTGTCCCTGCCTATTTTGATTAATAAAGTCTTGCTTTTGTTGTGCTTTGAGCATTTTGTATAAGGCTTGTTTAGATATCCCAAAACATCCATAGAGCCACTTTCTTTTATGCGGGCTTTTTTCTTTACCTCTATCTCTTTTGCCAATGTTTTGGGCAATGACCAGTAGTTTGGTCTCTAGATTGACTTTTTGGTAGCTTTTTTTCGGCAGTGGTCTTTTTTTGTTTTCATAAGTGACTATAATTAAATGATTAATTTTTAGTCAACCTATTTCAGGAAAGTTCACGGGTCAAAATGTGCTACAACGGTCTTATATATGAAAAGTAGCAGGCTTTAGTAAAAATACTTTTCTTTAGTTGAAAGATAATAAAAAAGCGCAAACCTAATGACTTGCGCAAGTTCTGCTATTTTTTATATATGTTGCTAGCAATAGTTTTATTTTACCTTTCTTTTTGTTAAAGGAATCATCATTGGTGTTTTCTTCATGTAATCCAAATATTTAGATTTAAAATTACTCTTTAGATCTTTCTCTTCGTACAGTGCTCCAATAAAGAAATAGGCAGTCAAAAGAATGGCAAATACTAAATGAGTTGCAGACATTTTAGGTGTAAACCATAACCCCATTATTCCACCTAAGTATAATGGATGTCTTGTATATTTATAAAATGAAACTACTTTAAATCCTAAATCTGTATATGGCTTATTTAATAACTCTAAATAGGTTTGTCGCAGTCCAAATAAATCAAAATGGTTGATTAAAAATGTACTAATAAATAAAATTAACCAGCCTAAAAAGAATAAAACATACATAGTATAGTATAGAATACTTCCTTCTTTAACTGACCATATATTACCACCAATTGGTTCCCAATTCCATATAAGAATAAAAAGTAAAATTCCTGCTTGTAATACATAAGTACTTCTTTCTATTGGTCTTGGTAGAATTTTTGTTATCCAGTTCTTAAATGATTTTCTCGCCATTACACTATGAGGTATTGCAAAAAGCAATACAAGTCCAATGTTCTTTGATATGGCATAGTAAAATGGTGCTTCTGGATTTCTATCAATTGATATTTCTGGTATTAGATGACTTATTGATAAAATCCAGAATAGTAAAGAAGCAAAACCAATAAAATATGCAACTATAGAGTAAACGAACATTAATATTTTTTTCATGATAATTAGATTAAAAAATGAACAGAAAAATTGGTCATTATAAAATTAATAACCAATCCCCTTTTTAAGCTATTATGGCATCATTTAATACAATTGCCATGTTGTATTCCTCCACTCTTAATGTTTCGGCAATTACCCCATAACGTTCAGGTATTTTGGCAGCCAATTCTGAGGTCCAGAATGTTCCTCTTGCACTTTTAGTTTCAAATAAATAAATACCACTTATTGCTCCTGTAGATTCTTCTGCTAGATAGTACTTTTCAACGAGCCCAGGCACATTTCTAAAAATATCTAAATCTTCATTACAAACTTGCATTAACTTTTCTTGGCTATGAGAAGAGTTAAACTTTACTGATAAAACCGCTGTTACTTTTTTCATTTTATTAAATTTTAAGTGATTAATAATTACTGTAACAAAAGTATAGGTGAAAAGGGTTTACAGTATAGACTAAAAAGTCTTAAAAATGGACTTTAAAGTTTTTTGCAACTAACCTTTTTTACAAATTACAATATTGAATAAGGTGTTGTTTTGTGTTTTTGATTAAATGTATATATCAAGTGTTGTGTGTCTTCAGAACCACATTTAAAAGAAATTTGATTCATGGGAAGGTCTGAATATAATAGGCTATGAATATCTAAATCAAACTTTCCTTATTTTGCAATAACTGAGAATTCTTGATGCTGTATTCAGAACATCGCCAATAAATATACGTTCCTTATTATCAAAGGACCAATTACTTACCATTACTTCACCGTAATGAACACGTGCTTTAAAATCCGGAGCTATTCCATATTTACATATAAATTCCTTTTCGGAATACATAAGCTTTTTTTTCATTCTATGATAACATTTTATTGGATTCTCAATATCTAATTTCTTATTAGAGGGCCATGTTACCACAATCTCACCACCACAATCTGCAATGGAGCCTAGAAGAGACTCAAATAATCCTTCAATAAATAGAAGTACTGTTCTGTTCCAATTTGCTCTGCAAAGGAGGTAGAAGACTTCATGTCTATAAACATGAATATCCGCTTTTCTAGTTTTGACTTAGCTGGTCTTATTGCTCTGGAACACTTAATTGATGAATATGGAATAGTGAAAGTTTGCATTGTTACATATTTCGTTATTGTTAACAGTACAAAAATAATCGCTTAGGTCACCTCTAATAGACAAAAAAACTAAGAAATAGACTTTAAGTTTTTACTTTCCTTCCAGATGGCGATACTGTAAAGGTGTTGTATTGTAATTTTGTTTAAATACACGAATAAAATGAGAGGTATCTTCAAAACCACATTCAAAAGAGACTTGATTTATCGGAAGGTCTGTATGCGATAAACGATGAATAGCTAAATCTAACTTTCGCTCTTTTAGCCAACGCCCTGGCGTTGTTTTATAATATTGTTTGAAAGATTTTTTGAATTTAGATAAACTCATGTTACAAAGTTGCGCATAATCTTCAATTTTTAGATTATAGGCAAAATTTTCTTCCATCATGCGAGTCATGTGATATTCTTGATTTTGACATAATGAAATAAAGTAATCCGTTAGGTCATGATGATTTCTGTTAACACAGAAACTTAAAAGCAGCTCTTCAAATTTAAGTTTAAGTAATTCACTATTCGGTTTTTTATCTAATGTGAGATAAGAGTATATAGAACTACAATAGTTTTCTAATAGTTGATTGGATTCTATTCTTAAAACAGCATCCTGGTTGGTTAGCTGTTTCTGGGTTGTATCGAGAAACTTAGAGTTTTTATTCAGAAATGACTTAATAAAACTGTCAGGAATAAAAAAGAAAATAGCACAGAATTGATCATCAAAAAACTGATGAGTAAGGTTTGCCCCTTTTTTTATAAAAAGAATATCACCTTTTTCAACCACATAATCATGATATATGGTTCTCCACATTTTTTTACCTGAGGTGATAAATGCAAAATAGTTGCTATCTGACCATATTCCGAATTTTGTTTCTTCTTGGATACATGTATATTCCACAAATAAAAGTTCATTTACTTCCATTTTAAGAAAGGTATCGTCTTGTTTTATAGAGGAATAAAGGTTTACCATTCTTCAAATTATTGCTAACGGTTTGTGTATAGTTTCGTTTCGTGAAAATCCGCGAGGATTTTCCGCCGTAAACCGAAGATAGCAAATTTGCGAGGACTTTCGCAAGTAGGCAAGAAGCCAGCAATAAATTATTCAAGGTGTTACCCAACGTTTTTCTTTCAGTCAACTTTCTATACATAGTGACTTATATTGTTTATCTTTAACTAAATAAGAAACGCATTTTAATTCCTAAAAATTAATGAAGCTTTATATCAAATATATGGTAAGCTTAAGATGCAAGCTTTTTGTTAAATATGAGTTAGAAAAATTGGGTTTACACTACAATAGTGTTGAGCTTGGAATGATTGAAATAAAAGAAGATATTTCCGAGTCTCAAAAACAAGAATTTAAATCAAATTTAGCGATAGCAGGGTTAGAGTTAATAGATGATAATAGAAGTATTCTTATAGACAAAATTAAAAACGTGATTATAGAAATGATTCATTATTCTGATGAAGTCCTAAAAGTTAATTATTCAGATTACATAGCGCAAAAATTGAATTATGATTACACGTATTTATCAAATTTGTTTTCAGAAGTAAAAGGAATTACTATTCAGCATTTTATTATTAAACACAAAATAGAAAGAACAAAAGAATTGATACTTTACAATGAACTTAATCTCACGGAAATCGCCTATAAATTGGATTACAGTAGTGTTGCTCATTTGTCTAACCAATTCAAAAAAGTTACTGGTCATTCACCTTCCTTTTATAAAAAAATTGGGCAAAAAAGAAAGCAGAATTTAGAGAATCTGTAACATGTGTAATCTTATATGTCAGTTGTGTAACACAATTTAAGGCTTTTGTCGTCATCTTTGTGATTGTAGTACAATTAAGCACTACTTTAAATACATGATTATGGAAACCAAGAAAAAAGAAGGCGAGAAAAAAACTAGTGAGCTATTTAAATTTAGTGGAGATTGGGACAAACAATCAAAAGCCTTGAAGGTAAAATATCCAAAATTAACTTCAGAAGATGTGAAATTTGAAAGTGGTAAAGAATTAGATTTAATCAAAAGATTAGAAAACAAGTTACAGAAGGACAGAAATGAAGTTGTAGGTATCTTGAAATCAAATTATAAAAGCATTACAAATGCAATTTAGAATATTAAGTTAAGCCTATGAATTAAGAACAGTTTAGTAAAAAACTGTTCTTTTTTATTGGCTTTATTTTAAATCAGTGATTTATGTAACTATAGCTACAAGGTGTATAACTTAATATACTATCTCATCGTTAACTTTGTAAAGCTATTAATCAGTTAGAGAAGTCCAGATAAATTAAATTATTTGGGGTTACAAAAGCAGACTTAAAAGTCTGCTTTCTTGTTTTGATGAAATAGTATGATGCATATAACTACGGTTTTCATCTGTATAAAATAAACTATAACTCCTTATTAATTAACGTTAAAAAATTATAATCATGTCAAAAGAAAAAAGCGGCAAAGCTAAAAATAGTAAAACAGCACCAACTAAGACTGCCAAAGAAAAGAAACAAGCTAAAGCAGAAAAGAGACGAATAAAAAGGGACGAGTAAATACAATTTGTATTATGAAGAATTATGAATTTGAAAACCTTAAGGCATTCAACATTAGTGATAATCTGAAATATGTTTCCAATACCATAATTGTTAAACACATTTTAAATGAAAAAACAGGTAATATAATGGCTTTAGCGTTGGACTATGGTAAAGTGTATAAGCCCAAACTAACACCTTTTTCAACTTTTGTGAATGTCATTGAAGGAAAATCAGAAATTGTGGTAGACGAAATATCTACCTACTTACAAAAGAATGATTCCATGATTATTCCAGGTCATGTTCTATACACAATTGAAGCAAATGAAAGGTTTAAGATGCTTTCAATCATTTTAAAAAGTGGCTATGATGATTTAGAACCATAGAATAAAATCAATAATTATGAGTAATTTATTTAAATCAGGTGATATAGTGTGTGCAAAAGTTAATCCTACAAAATCTCTAAAAGTTAGAATTTTTGCTAGAAAAGTCTATTATTGTGATGTATGTAATCATCCAGAAGAAAAAGAAGAAGTTTATTTTGAAAGAGAAATTGAATTTTATAAAAATGAAAACTAGATATAGCTGATTTAGGAAAGTTCTTTTGGTAATGTTGGGTAAAGGTTTTGTATATGGTTCGTAGCGTGTAAAAAGGTAATATCTTTTCGGTTAAGCACAATACAAATTTAAAAATTTGGTGATTTCGTAAATAAGTCTTGATCTTGTAGTTATAACTTATTGGTTATGAATTGTATACGTTGTTAGTTGTAGTGTTTATTACCATTAGAATTTTATGTTTTTGCAAAATGATTTTTCACAAAAGCAACTTGTTCATTATCCGTAATATTATCTGACGATTCTATATCAATTTTTATATTCTTAAAATGTAAATCTTTATTCAAGTAATTACGAAGTTCTACTTTTGCATTTGTTGGTCCAAATAGCAGTACATGTTTATACTTTAAAATTTGAGCTCCAATTTTGTCATAAAATTTTTCATTCATTTGCTGTCTCTTATTATGCATAAGACTTTCGCTACGCATTAAGGCTTCTTCCTTAGTTTCTGAAGTAAAATTTGATAGAATAGGGCTATATTTGTTTTTTGAATTTATATCAATCAAATTAGCGACTGAATGATCCATCCAGATACCTAAATTGTTATTTGTTTTCATTGTATTAAGATTTAGTGTTTTTGAATTTTTCCAAGAATACTTTCTATAGAGGTTTTTATTTTATCAATTGCTCCTGTCACAGCAATATCCATAGTACTTGCTTGATTAGTAATAGCAATAGGTTGTCTGCCTTCAAGTCTGGCTTCTAATAGACACGAGATGTCATTAAATCCGTCCTTTTTTCCATTCTCATCTTTCAAGTGAACTTCTATTCTAGTGATATGAGATTCGAACCTTTGTAGTGCTTCTGCAATTTGAGAAGTAAAAAAATCGTTACTTCTTTTTTTGCCAGTAAGGGTTTTGTCGGTATTTATTTGTATTGTCATATTTTACAGTTTTTTAATGCTTTTTGTATACGTTTCTAATAATCTATTTAGGGAATCTAAATAGCCTTTTAGATCTTTGCTACTTATTCCTTTTACCTTATTGGATAGGAAGTTTCTAGGGATTTCATTCAAGTATTTAATCAATTCTGGATATTCCTCTTGAATTTTTATGGTTATCAGTCGGATTTTATCATTAAGGTCATTTTGAGATTCCATTTTCTATAAGTTTTGAAAAACTAAAAGCTTCTTTAATTTAAAGTTGCTTTTAATAAATGCTATACTGAATTAACAAATTACCGCATGTTGCTTACCTGCTTTTTGAGTTTTATTGGAAAGGGTTACCTGACGATGAGCAGCAATTGTACTTTTTTCTGCTTTTTCATGATTTTCATTTTCATGATGTGTTGCGGCTTCAAGGTGGTATTTGGCTGCAGTTAGCAAATGAGCTGCTGCTTTTCTGTTTTTTTTACTCCTTTTTAAGGTTTCTCCTATTGGACTAATCGCTTTTCCTTTTTTGAGATTTACTTTTGTGGTTTTCATTATATCGCTTTAAAAATTAAGTTCTAGTTCATTATTTACATGCCAGATTCCAGGGGTTTTCCCAACAATGCGTTCTGCCTCCTCTTTTTGATATAAAGAAATTGTTTTTCCAGAAAGTGTTACTGCGGTACCTGACACTTTTATATTTATATCATTATGATTAATAGAACTTCGTCTAAGGGCATTTTTAACATCTTTTTGTTTAATGGCATCTATCACATCAGACTGTAATTCTGCATTATTTTTCATCTTTATTATTTTTTATTTTGTTACTTTTTAATAGTTGGTTCATAAATCTTATAGTCTTTGTTTAGTTGGTTGATATTACCAGTTGGATTTGTTGGATGAGTCTGTTCTATTGTTCTTTTAAATTTCTTTCTATCTTTAATCATTCCATGTTTTTTATTTTAATTGTTCATTTATAGTATACAGCTTTAATACTTAAACATAGCCAATACTATCTTAAAGTTAGTAACTTATGCTAAAGACTTAACTATTAGTGACCCTATTAAATTTAAGTTCAGCTAATATTTTTATTTCAAGGGATTATTGTAGCCTCTAATTTCTCTGTTATACCGAAATAGGGCTGTTTAGAGTTATGTAGCTTTTATGCAGAAACGTCGCTCTACATTACAGCTAACGGTTGGGCTATGATTCCGTTGCGAGGTAAATCCTGTGGTTTTCTCGAGTAGGAATCAGCTTATTAAAAGTAAACATATTTTTTAAAGTTGGATGGAGCAATGGATTATAGCCGTTGTTGTGGGTAGTTATTTAACGTTTTTTTAAAACTATATGTTCATTTTAATTTTTTCAAATCATTTGTGAATTGTTCTATCTTAGGCCGGTAATTCTCACTAAACATTGTCCTATATTATCTATCGTGTAACATTTTGGACGTTAAATGGTAATTTTCGATTTAGATTTGAAATGAATCAGTAAAACAAAAATTATGAAGACTACAATTGAAAACTCCAAACGTAAATCAAAAAGTAAAACGAGTAATAAGCCTAAATTGAAAAACTCAAGAGAGGCTGATATTAGATCCAGCGAAAATATTTTGTATGGGGGTATTGTACTACCTCAATGGGTTGATTTGAATGATGACTTTTTAGTACCAATTGGTATTTCGGATTCAATTTACCAACCTAGAGAGGGCATCTTCCCCAATCCTTCAGAATATGTTTATAGTGGGCGTTTAAATTATCCCAGAAGTGCAAGCAAAGCTACTCCTGCTGGAAAGTTCTGCCTTGGGCTGGCTTTGGGAAAGAAAATTATCGGCCCAAGTATTGATTTTGGATACGATAACAACGTAGACCAAACAACCACAGTATCCTCTGAAATTAAGTATGAATTTGGACTGAAAAGGAATAGAACATATAATATATCATCATTATTTAACTGTATTACAGACGAAAGAAATTTACAACTTTACTATTTTGGAGAAAGTGACACACCTCCATATAGAGTAAATCCTGGGGGATCGTTGAAAGGACGAGTTTGGATGATAATAGAACTGGACGGTCGAGAAATTTATGTAGCTAGAAGTCCATTCTTGTATTGGAAAAAACAATATCAAAACAATGTTGATATTAAAGAGATATTGAGATCTGTTAACTTAAACTATTTGTTCAATAATCGTGATTCTCGACAACTTACAGTAACGTATAGGGTAGAGATTCAAGCCATAGAGCATACTTATCTTAACGATAACTTGCTTAATAACAATACAGATAGACAAGTTTTTATCGGATGTAATTTTACGGATAGTGAAGTATATAATAATCCAGATATGGGTGAAATTGCATTCCTTTTTGACATGGAAGGCAAGCCTGAGTTCCATATTGGTATATTAAATATCAATAATGTTCAATTATTGGAAGTATAAGCTTTGTTATTAATTATTTAAATGGAGATTCTTAAAAAGCCGAAGTTACATTCGGCTTTATTCATTTATGTATTATACTGAAATAGGTTGACTCTTTTTTGGTTACTATTGCTGGTTCTTAAAACTTGAGTTCAAGTAAATTTACATTATTTTTTCGATAGGATTTGTATTTGATGTTTGGATTGAGATGCACATCAGCAGGTTTTCTTAATTTTAAGCTAAAATGTGTTCTTAGATTGTTGTAAATATATACTGCTTGTTTGGTCATTTTCTGAGCTAATTCAGTGCTTTTAATGGTTTGTTTTAGTCCGTATTCATATTTTAACGTTCTGTTAATGCGTTCGGCAACAGCGTTTTCATACGGATCGTATTGTTCAGTCATGCTCATTGTAATTCCGTTATCTTCAGCAAACTTTGTGTATTCAGGGTTGCAGTACTGGAAGCCTCTATCGGAATGATGAATGAGTTTTTGGTTGGGATACTTTCTGTTTTTAATGGCCATATCGAGCGCTTTTCTGCAAAGTGATGTTCTCATATGGTTATCGAGGTTATAGCCCATAATTTGCTTGGAATAGGCGTCTGTGACCAATGCTAAATAGTTGTGTCCGTTTTCAGTTTTAATGTACGTTATATCGCTTACCCATAGCTGTTCAGGTCGTTTAGGGACGTGGTCTTTGATCAGGTTTTTGTATTTTCTGTACATATGGTTTGAGTTTGTGGTTGTGATGTAATTTTTAGTTTTAGGAATGAGTAGCTTGTTAAGTCTAAGGAACCGATAGAACTTGTCTCTTCCTATCTTAACATCAGCTTTAATAAAGTCTTGTTTTAGTTCAGTATAGAGTTTAATCCCAC
This genomic stretch from Flavobacteriaceae bacterium GSB9 harbors:
- a CDS encoding DUF3237 family protein; translated protein: MRKHYLTILLLVFSLRVGYSQVIKTKLIDQGGSGNYPSIAVTEQSLPDFVVYRPENIQKAAKQQGKLPILVWANGGCMNSSIHQERLLSEIASHGYIIVAIGTLQMTVEERVHESTADDELLKALDWITKQARTQGSDYYDKVDLDKIAAGGHSCGGAQTLRIANDARIKTYLILNAGMGNMTMAGASSASLPMLHAPIIYMIGGKTDIAYENAVLDYDRISHVPVVFADHTTAGHGATFSEKYGGSFAQLTIDWLDWQFKNKDNSHIFLNNDLSDYPGWTMKAKGFETETGNTAPMEFTPPALEFVCELQVTIDDSMSLGATPHGDRIIIPITGGTFSGPKMKGVVLNGGADYQYRNQNLNRTELNAIYTIKTDDGVLIHIRNTGLIHEPSEESSKAFYFRAAPKFEAPIDSKYAWLNNAIYVCKPEGKDGYISIQVWKVL
- a CDS encoding DDE-type integrase/transposase/recombinase translates to MAKEIEVKKKARIKESGSMDVLGYLNKPYTKCSKHNKSKTLLIKIGRDKSYRFLRYNNLLIEKRKNYITTTNSNHMYKKYKNLAKDHVPTRPEQLWGSDITYTNTENGHNYLALVTEAYSKKIMGYKLDNHMRTSLYKEALDIAIKNRKHHNQKLIHHSDKGI
- a CDS encoding isoprenylcysteine carboxylmethyltransferase family protein, with the protein product MKKILMFVYSIVAYFIGFASLLFWILSISHLIPEISIDRNPEAPFYYAISKNIGLVLLFAIPHSVMARKSFKNWITKILPRPIERSTYVLQAGILLFILIWNWEPIGGNIWSVKEGSILYYTMYVLFFLGWLILFISTFLINHFDLFGLRQTYLELLNKPYTDLGFKVVSFYKYTRHPLYLGGIMGLWFTPKMSATHLVFAILLTAYFFIGALYEEKDLKSNFKSKYLDYMKKTPMMIPLTKRKVK
- a CDS encoding AraC family transcriptional regulator; amino-acid sequence: MEVNELLFVEYTCIQEETKFGIWSDSNYFAFITSGKKMWRTIYHDYVVEKGDILFIKKGANLTHQFFDDQFCAIFFFIPDSFIKSFLNKNSKFLDTTQKQLTNQDAVLRIESNQLLENYCSSIYSYLTLDKKPNSELLKLKFEELLLSFCVNRNHHDLTDYFISLCQNQEYHMTRMMEENFAYNLKIEDYAQLCNMSLSKFKKSFKQYYKTTPGRWLKERKLDLAIHRLSHTDLPINQVSFECGFEDTSHFIRVFKQNYNTTPLQYRHLEGK
- a CDS encoding helix-turn-helix domain-containing protein — encoded protein: MKLYIKYMVSLRCKLFVKYELEKLGLHYNSVELGMIEIKEDISESQKQEFKSNLAIAGLELIDDNRSILIDKIKNVIIEMIHYSDEVLKVNYSDYIAQKLNYDYTYLSNLFSEVKGITIQHFIIKHKIERTKELILYNELNLTEIAYKLDYSSVAHLSNQFKKVTGHSPSFYKKIGQKRKQNLENL
- a CDS encoding cupin yields the protein MKNYEFENLKAFNISDNLKYVSNTIIVKHILNEKTGNIMALALDYGKVYKPKLTPFSTFVNVIEGKSEIVVDEISTYLQKNDSMIIPGHVLYTIEANERFKMLSIILKSGYDDLEP
- a CDS encoding HPF/RaiA family ribosome-associated protein; its protein translation is MTIQINTDKTLTGKKRSNDFFTSQIAEALQRFESHITRIEVHLKDENGKKDGFNDISCLLEARLEGRQPIAITNQASTMDIAVTGAIDKIKTSIESILGKIQKH
- a CDS encoding BON domain-containing protein, which codes for MKNNAELQSDVIDAIKQKDVKNALRRSSINHNDINIKVSGTAVTLSGKTISLYQKEEAERIVGKTPGIWHVNNELELNF
- a CDS encoding IS3 family transposase gives rise to the protein MSKQAFYKRLKAQQKQEIDHQKLIKMVKEYRKKVGSKTGGIKLYTELKQDFIKADVKIGRDKFYRFLRLNKLLIPKTKNYITTTNSNHMYRKYKNLIKDHVPKRPEQLWVSDITYIKTENGHNYLALVTDAYSKQIMGYNLDNHMRTSLCRKALDMAIKNRKYPNQKLIHHSDRGFQYCNPEYTKFAEDNGITMSMTEQYDPYENAVAERINRTLKYEYGLKQTIKSTELAQKMTKQAVYIYNNLRTHFSLKLRKPADVHLNPNIKYKSYRKNNVNLLELKF